A stretch of Ursus arctos isolate Adak ecotype North America unplaced genomic scaffold, UrsArc2.0 scaffold_4, whole genome shotgun sequence DNA encodes these proteins:
- the SON gene encoding protein SON isoform X2, producing the protein MATNIEQIFRSFVVSKFREIQQELSSGRSEGQLNGETNTPNEGNQAGDAAASARSLPNEEIVQKIEEVLSGVLDTELRYKPDLKEASRKSRCVSVQTDPTDEIPTKKSKKHKKHKNKKKKKKKEKEKKYKRQPEESESKAKSHHDGNIDLESDSFLKFDTEPSVMALEHPVRAFGLSETSESPAVVLEPPVVSMEVSEPHTLETLKPATKTAELSVASTSVISVQSEQSVAVTLEPSMTKILDSFTTAPVPTTTVVLKSPEPVVTMSMEYQMKPVLKSLEMTSPEQSKIMLEPPVAKGLDSSETLVVSSEIPTEVHPEPSTSTTMDFPESSATEGLRLPEQPVEVPSEIADSSMTRPQELLELPKTTALELPESSVASVMELPGPPATSRPELQGPPVTPVLELPGPSATPLPELPGPLSTPVPELLGPPATAVPELPGPSATSVPQLSQELPGLPAPSVGLEPPQEVPEPPVMAQELPGLPAVTAAVELPGQPAVTVAMELTEQPVTTSELEQPVGMTTVEHPGQPEVTTATGLLGQPEAAMVLELPGQPVATTALELPGQPSVTGVPELPGLPSATRALELSGQPVATGALELPGQLMATGALEFSGQSGAAGALELLGQPLATGVLELPGQPGAPELPGQPVATVALEISVQSVVTTELSTMTVSQSLEVPSTTALESYNTVAQELPTTLVGETSVTVGVDPLMAQESHMLASNTMETHMLASNTMDSQMLASNTMDSQMLASNTMDSQMLASSTMDSQMLATSSMDSQMLATSSMDSQMLATSSMDSQMLATSSMDSQMLATSSMDSQMLATSSMDSQMLATSSMDSQMLATSTMDSQMLATSTMDSQMLATSSMDSQMLASGTMDSQMLASGTMDAQMLASGTMDAQMLASSTQDSAMLGSKSPDPYRLAQDPYRLAQDPYRLGHDPYRLGHDAYRLGQDPYRLGHDPYRLTPDPYRMSPRPYRIAPRSYRIAPRPYRLAPRPLMLASRRSMMMSYAAERSMMSSYERSMMSYERSMMSPMAERSMMSAYERSMMSAYERSMMSPMAERSMMSAYERSMMSAYERSMMSPMADRSMMSMGADRSMMSSYSAADRSMMSSYSAADRSMMSSYTADRSMMSMAADSYTDSYTDTYTEAYMVPPLPPEEPPTMPPLPPEEPPMTPPLPPEEPPEGPALPTEQSALTAENTWPTEVPALPPEESVSLSEPSVSQSEISEPSALPANYSVSDPSVLASEAAVTVPEPLEPESLVTSTPVESAVVAEEHQVVPERAVTYVVSETPIMSAEPTVLTSEPSVMSETAETFDSMKASGHVASEVSLSLLEPAATNPEPSQNTLELPAMAVSELPAVAVPEPPTGTIPEPPAVAVLETSAVAIPDPAAVAVSDPVALAVPDPPAEAVPETLALAESEHVTIPVPVVSALEPTVPVLEPAVSVPQPNAVVSEPSVSLQESTVIISEPAVTVSEQTQVIPTEMVLESTPMLLESNVIKGVNLLSGDQSLAPEIGIQEIPMHSDDEPHAEGHLKNDPYESEHGTNIDLNINNHLVAKDMEHNTVSAASTGAVGEIGEGNILSISETKQCTVLDTCSSVSEADGGTLSSAGPLALEPDAVGTSKGIEFATGSALGSVSNYDVEVSLTTQDTEHDMIISTSPSGGSEADIEGPLPAKDIHLDLPSNNFITKDAEGPLSIKDCDQTLAVALSPKESSGEDKEVPLPTKEIMPDSGFSANIDDINEADLVRPLLPKDMERLTSLRAGIEGPLLASEVERDKSAASPVVISIPERASESSSEEKDDYEIFVKVKDTHEKSKKNKNRDKGEKEKKRDSSLRSRSKRSKSSEHKSRKRTSESRSRARKRSSKSKSHRSQTRSRSRSRRRRRSSRSRSKSRGRRSVSKEKRKRSPKHRSKSRERKRKRSSSRDNRKTVRARSRTPSRRSRSHTPSRRRRSRSVGRRSFSISPSRRSRTPSRRSRTPSRRSRTPSRRSRTPSRRSRTPSRRSRTPSRRRRSRSVVRRRSFSISPVRLRRSRTPLRRRFSRSPIRRKRSRSSERGRSPKRLTDLNKAQLLEIAKANAAAMCAKAGVPLPPNLKPAPPPTIEEKVAKKSGGATIEELTEKCKQIAQSKEDDDVIVNKPHVSDEEEEEPPFYHHPFKLSEPKPIFFNLNIAAAKPTPPKSQVTLTKEFPVSSGSQHRKKEADSVYGEWVPVEKNGEENKDDDNVFSSNLPSEPVDISTAMSERALAQKRLSENAFDLEAMSMLNRAQERIDAWAQLNSIPGQFTGSTGVQVLTQEQLANTGAQAWIKKDQFLRAAPVTGGMGAVLMRKMGWREGEGLGKNKEGNKEPILVDFKTDRKGLVAVGERAQKRSGNFSAAMKDLSGKHPVSALMEICNKRRWQPPEFLLVHDSGPDHRKHFLFRVLRNGSPYQPNCMFFLNRY; encoded by the exons ATGGCGACCAACATCGAGCAGATTTTTAGGTCTTTCGTGGTCAGTAAATTCCGGGAAATTCAACAGGAGCTTTCCAG TGGAAGGAGTGAAGGCCAGCTCAATGGTGAAACAAATACACCTAATGAAGGAAACCAGGCAGGTGATGCAGCTGCCTCTGCCAGGAGCCTCCCAAATGAAGAAATAGTTCAGAAGATAGAGGAAGTACTTTCTGGGGTCTTAGATACAGAACTACGATATAAGCCAG accTGAAGGAGGCCTCCAGAAAAAGTAGATGTGTGTCTGTACAAACAGATCCTACTGATGAAATTCCCACCAAAAAGTCAAAGAAgcataaaaagcacaaaaataaaaagaagaaaaagaagaaagaaaaggaaaaaaagtataaaagacagCCAGAAGAATCTGAATCAAAGGCAAAATCACATCATGATGGGAACATAGATTTAGAATCGGATTCGTTTTTGAAGTTTGATACTGAACCTTCAGTGATGGCACTGGAGCATCCTGTAAGAGCGTTTGGCCTTTCTGAGACCAGTGAATCTCCTGCAGTTGTGTTAGAACCTCCTGTGGTATCAATGGAGGTGTCAGAACCACACACCTTAGAAACTCTGAAGCCAGCTACAAAAACTGCAGAACTGTCAGTTGCATCAACATCAGTAATTTCAGTGCAGTCAGAGCAGTCTGTGGCAGTCACGCTGGAACCATCCATGACAAAGATTCTGGATTCCTTTACAACGGCACCAGTGCCTACTACAACAGTAGTGCTAAAGTCACCTGAGCCAGTTGTAACAATGTCAATGGAGTATCAAATGAAGCCTGTGTTGAAATCTTTGGAGATGACATCTCCAGAGCAATCAAAGATCATGTTAGAACCTCCAGTAGCAAAAGGGCTAGATTCATCAGAAACCCTAGTGGTATCATCCGAGATACCTACCGAGGTGCACCCTGAGCCAAGCACATCAACAACAATGGATTTTCCAGAGTCATCTGCAACCGAAGGGCTCAGATTGCCAGAGCAGCCTGTAGAGGTACCATCGGAGATTGCAGATTCATCCATGACAAGACCACAGGAGTTGTTGGAGCTGCCCAAGACCACAGCGTTGGAGCTGCCGGAGTCGTCGGTGGCCTCAGTGATGGAGTTGCCGGGGCCACCTGCGACCTCCAGGCCGGAGTTGCAGGGGCCCCCTGTGACTCCAGTGCTGGAGTTACCTGGGCCCTCTGCTACCCCATTGCCAGAGTTGCCAGGCCCCCTTTCTACCCCAGTGCCTGAGTTGCTAGGGCCCCCTGCGACAGCAGTGCCTGAGTTGCCGGGGCCCTCTGCGACATCAGTGCCACAGTTGTCGCAGGAATTGCCAGGGCTTCCAGCACCATCCGTGGGTTTGGAGCCACCACAGGAGGTACCAGAGCCACCTGTGATGGCACAGGAGTTGCCAGGGCTGCCTGCGGTGACAGCGGCAGTAGAGTTGCCAGGGCAGCCTGCGGTAACAGTAGCAATGGAGTTGACCGAACAACCTGTGACGACATCAGAGTTGGAGCAGCCTGTGGGGATGACAACGGTGGAACATCCTGGGCAGCCTGAGGTGACAACGGCAACAGGGTTGCTGGGGCAGCCTGAGGCAGCGATGGTGCTGGAGTTGCCAGGACAGCCAGTGGCAACGACAGCGCTGGAGTTGCCAGGGCAGCCTTCGGTGACTGGGGTGCCAGAGTTGCCAGGGCTGCCTTCGGCAACTAGGGCACTGGAGTTGTCAGGGCAGCCTGTGGCAACTGGGGCACTGGAGTTGCCTGGGCAGCTCATGGCAACTGGGGCACTGGAGTTCTCGGGGCAGTCTGGGGCAGCTGGAGCACTGGAGCTTTTGGGGCAGCCTCTGGCAACAGGGGTGCTGGAGTTGCCAGGGCAGCCTGGGGCACCAGAGTTGCCTGGGCAGCCTGTGGCAACTGTGGCGCTGGAGATCTCTGTTCAGTCTGTGGTGACAACGGAGCTGTCAACGATGACCGTGTCGCAGTCCCTGGAGGTGCCCTCGACGACAGCGCTGGAATCCTATAATACGGTAGCACAGGAGCTGCCTACTACATTAGTGGGGGAGACTTCTGTAACAGTAGGAGTGGATCCCTTGATGGCCCAGGAATCCCATATGTTAGCTTCTAACACCATGGAGACCCATATGTTAGCGTCCAACACCATGGACTCCCAAATGCTAGCGTCCAACACCATGGATTCCCAGATGCTAGCGTCCAACACCATGGATTCCCAGATGTTAGCCTCTAGCACCATGGACTCCCAGATGTTAGCAACCAGCTCCATGGACTCCCAGATGTTAGCAACCAGCTCCATGGACTCCCAGATGTTAGCAACCAGCTCCATGGACTCTCAGATGTTAGCAACCAGCTCCATGGACTCCCAGATGTTAGCAACCAGTTCCATGGACTCTCAGATGTTAGCAACCAGCTCCATGGACTCCCAGATGTTAGCAACCAGCTCCATGGACTCCCAGATGTTAGCAACCAGCACCATGGATTCCCAGATGTTAGCAACCAGCACCATGGACTCCCAGATGTTAGCTACTAGCTCTATGGATTCTCAGATGTTAGCATCAGGCACTATGGACTCTCAAATGTTAGCCTCCGGCACCATGGATGCTCAGATGTTGGCATCTGGTACCATGGATGCCCAGATGTTAGCATCTAGTACCCAGGATTCTGCTATGTTGGGTTCAAAATCTCCTGATCCCTACAGGTTAGCTCAGGATCCTTACAGGTTAGCTCAGGATCCCTATAGGTTAGGTCATGACCCTTATAGATTAGGTCATGATGCCTACAGGTTAGGGCAAGACCCCTATAGATTAGGCCATGATCCCTACAGACTAACTCCTGATCCCTACAGGATGTCACCTAGACCCTATAGGATAGCACCCAGGTCCTATAGAATAGCCCCCAGGCCGTATAGGTTAGCACCAAGACCCCTGATGTTAGCATCTAGACGTTCTATGATGATGTCCTATGCTGCAGAACGTTCCATGATGTCATCTTATGAACGCTCCATGATGTCCTATGAGCGGTCTATGATGTCCCCTATGGCTGAGCGCTCTATGATGTCAGCCTATGAGCGCTCTATGATGTCAGCCTATGAGCGCTCTATGATGTCCCCTATGGCTGAGCGCTCTATGATGTCAGCTTATGAACGCTCTATGATGTCAGCTTACGAGCGCTCCATGATGTCCCCAATGGCTGACCGATCTATGATGTCCATGGGTGCCGACCGGTCTATGATGTCGTCCTACTCTGCTGCTGACCGGTCTATGATGTCATCGTACTCTGCAGCTGACCGATCTATGATGTCATCTTACACTGCTGATCGTTCAATGATGTCTATGGCAGCTGATTCTTACACCGATTCTTATACTGATACATACACGGAGGCATATATGGTGCCACCTTTGCCTCCTGAAGAGCCTCCAACAATGCCACCATTGCCACCTGAAGAGCCACCAATGACACCACCATTGCCTCCTGAGGAACCACCAGAGGGTCCAGCATTACCTACTGAGCAGTCAGCATTAACAGCTGAAAATACTTGGCCTACTGAGGTGCCAGCATTACCTCCTGAAGAGTCTGTGTCGCTGTCTGAACCTTCTGTGAGTCAGAGTGAGATTTCAGAGCCTTCAGCATTGCCTGCTAATTATTCAGTGTCGGATCCTTCTGTGTTAGCATCAGAGGCTGCTGTGACTGTTCCAGAGCCATTAGAGCCAGAGTCTTTGGTTACATCAACACCTGTAGAGTCTGCTGTAGTAGCAGAAGAACATCAAGTTGTTCCAGAGAGAGCAGTGACTTACGTGGTATCTGAAACTCCCATAATGTCAGCTGAACCAACTGTATTAACATCAGAGCCTTCAGTTATGTCTGAGACAGCAGAAACCTTTGATTCCATGAAAGCTTCAGGACATGTTGCCTCAGaggtgtctctgtctctcttggaGCCAGCTGCAACTAATCCAGAGCCATCACAGAACACTCTAGAGCTGCCAGCCATGGCTGTTTCAGAGCTCCCAGCTGTGGCTGTTCCAGAGCCACCAACTGGGACTATTCCAGAGCCCCCAGCTGTGGCTGTCCTGGAGACCTCAGCCGTGGCTATCCCAGACCCAGCAGCTGTGGCTGTCTCTGACCCAGTAGCTTTGGCTGTTCCAGACCCACCTGCTGAGGCTGTCCCGGAGACCCTGGCCTTGGCCGAGTCAGAGCATGTTACCATTCCTGTGCCAGTTGTTTCTGCCCTGGAGCCTACTGTGCCTGTCCTGGAGCCAGCAGTGTCAGTCCCTCAGCCTAATGCAGTTGTTTCAGAACCATCTGTTTCTCTCCAAGAATCCACTGTGATAATTTCAGAGCCTGCTGTCACTGTCTCAGAGCAGACCCAAGTAATACCAACTGAGATGGTTTTAGAGTCTACACCAATGCTATTGGAGTCTAATGTTATCAAAGGAGTGAATTTACTATCTGGTGATCAAAGTCTTGCTCCAGAGATTGGCATACAGGAGATTCCCATGCATTCAGATGATGAGCCACATGCCGAAGGACACCTGAAGAATGACCCTTATGAAAGTGAACATGGTACAAATATAGACCTTAATATAAATAATCATTTAGTTGCTAAAGATATGGAACATAATACAGTGTCTGCTGCCAGCACTGGTGCTGTTGGTGAAATTGGTGAAGGGAATATTTTGTCCATCAGTGAGACTAAGCAATGCACAGTATTGGATACCTGCTCTAGTGTTAGTGAAGCTGATGGAGGAACTCTATCTTCTGCTGGTCCCCTTGCTCTTGAACCTGATGCAGTGGGAACTAGTAAGGGTATTGAGTTTGCCACAGGATCTGCTCTTGGTTCAGTTAGTAATTATGATGTTGAAGTATCCTTAACTACTCAAGATACTGAACATGACATGATAATTTCCACTAGCCCTAGTGGGGGTAGTGAAGCAGACATAGAGGGACCTTTGCCTGCTAAAGACATTCATCTTGATTTACCATCTAATAACTTCATTACTAAGGATGCAGAAGGACCATTATCTATAAAAGATTGTGACCAGACATTAGCAGTTGCTCTCAGTCCTAAAGAGAGTAGTGGAGAAGATAAAGAAGTACCTCTCCCTACTAAAGAGATAATGCCTGATTCAGGATTTTCTGCCAATATTGATGATATTAATGAAGCAGATTTAGTGAGACCATTACTTCCTAAGGACATGGAACGTCTTACAAGCCTTAGAGCTGGTATTGAAGGACCTTTGCTTGCAAGTGAGGTTGAACGTGACAAATCTGCTGCCAGTCCAGTTGTAATCAGTATACCAGAAAGAGCTTCAGAGTCTTCTTCAGAGGAAAAAGATGATTATGAAATTTTTGTTAAAGTTAAGGACACAcatgagaaaagcaagaaaaacaaaaaccgggacaagggtgagaaagagaagaaaagagactcTTCATTAAGATCTCGAAGCAAGCGTTCCAAGTCTTCTGAACACAAATCACGCAAGCGTACCAGCGAATCTCGTTCTAGGGCGAGGAAGAGATCATCTAAGTCCAAGTCTCATCGCTCTCAAACGCGTTCAAGGTCCCGTTCAAGACGCAGGCGGAGGAGCAGCAGGTCAAGGTCAAAGTCCAGGGGAAGGCGATCTGTATCAAAAGAGAAGCGTAAAAGATCTCCAAAGCACAGGTCGAAgtccagggaaagaaaaagaaaaagatcaagtTCCAGGGATAACCGGAAAACAGTTAGAGCTCGCAGTCGTACCCCAAGTCGTCGGAGTCGGAGTCACACTCCTAGTCGTCGAAGAAGATCTAGATCTGTGGGGAGGAGGAGCTTTAGTATTTCCCCAAGCCGCCGGAGCCGCACCCCAAGCCGCCGGAGCCGCACCCCAAGCCGCCGGAGCCGCACCCCTAGCCGCCGGAGCCGCACCCCTAGCCGCCGGAGCCGCACCCCAAGCCGCCGGAGCCGTACCCCTAGCCGCCGGAGAAGATCAAGGTCTGTGGTAAGGAGACGAAGCTTTAGTATCTCACCAGTAAGATTGAGGAGATCACGAACACCCTTGAGAAGAAGGTTTAGCAGATCTCCCATCCGTCGTAAACGATCCAGGTCTTCTGAAAGAGGCAGATCACCTAAACGTCTGACAGATTTGa atAAGGCTCAATTACTTGAAATAGCCAAAGCTAATGCAGCTGCCATGTGTGCTAAGGCTGGTGTTCCTTTACCGCCAAACCTAAAGCCTGCACCTCCACCTACAATAGAAGAGAAAGTTGCTAAAAAGTCAGGAGGAGCTACTATAGAAGAATTAACTGAG aaatgcaaaCAGATCGCACAGAGTAAAGAAGATGATGATGTAATAGTGAATAAGCCTCATGTTTcggatgaagaggaagaagaacctCCTTTTTATCATCATCCCTTTAAACTCAGTGAACCCAAACCCATTTTTTTCAATCTGAAT ATTGCTGCAGCAAAGCCAACTCCACCAAAAAGCCAGGTAACATTAACAAAAGAGTTTCCTGTGTCATCTGGATCTCAGCATCGAAAAAAAGAAGCAGATAGTGTTTATGGAGAATGGGTTCCTGTAGAGAAAAAtggtgaagaaaacaaagatgatgATAATGTTTTCAGCAGCAATTTGCCCTCTGAG ccTGTGGACATCTCAACAGCAATGAGTGAGCGGGCACTTGCTCAGAAAAGACTCAGTGAGAATGCATTTGACCTTGAAGCCATGAGCATGTTAAATCGAGCGCAGGAACGG attgaTGCCTGGGCTCAGCTGAATTCCATTCCTGGTCAGTTCACCGGAAGTACGGGAGTACAGGTTCTGACACAAGAACAGTTGGCTAATACTGGTGCCCAGGCCTGGATTAAAAAG GATCAGTTCTTAAGAGCAGCCCCGGTAACTGGAGGAATGGGAGCCGTGTTGATGAGAAAGATGGgctggagagaaggagaaggattaggaaaaaacaaagaaggaaataaggaacCTATCCTAGTTGATTTTAAGACAGACCGAAAAG gtcttGTTGCAGTaggagaaagagcacaaaagAGGTCCGGAAACTTCTCTGCTGCAATGAAAGATCTGTCAG gCAAACATCCTGTGTCTGCTTTGATGGAAATCTGTAATAAGAGAAGGTGGCAACCACCGGAATTTCTCTTGGTCCATGATAGTGGCCCAGATCATcgcaaacattttctctttagG GTATTGAGAAATGGAAGCCCTTACCAGCCCAATTGTATGTTTTTCTTGAATAGGTATTGA